The Salvia miltiorrhiza cultivar Shanhuang (shh) chromosome 1, IMPLAD_Smil_shh, whole genome shotgun sequence genome has a window encoding:
- the LOC131006844 gene encoding histidine kinase CKI1-like: protein MKQNSLIVLRPVCFFIFMILVVLSLAGLLITIWFNKVATVEKEVKLIAHNIHQHFISEIHNAAAFFFPNNASAINFARILGFSLDNNNNLPFPNIESKVAPALFQAFSTIPYLSQISYIGLNGLLFAYGKDEDEPYALYSNSTFPARKDAEEKYTWYLQPANRDTGKLYGEATKFPAPALVKASWLQGALNSTNGYASVGTGWRNLPQDVLLLNTIRLDGNGVISLGFRMKPLIDFLVAQMGYHDGSMYLVTTDWDLAIQGLPNSRVILDGGDQVLFQLSSRDGGQLQTVGNISCNGELSDHILSIGGKKSMINCSPAEIAGLSFVFVLVVARDEYSSLVHKKILLALALLMLLVGALVILICIFVSLIVEAARREMFLCGALINQMESTQQSERKSMNKSLAFASASHDIRASLAGISGLIEVCRSEVTKRDPCRSEVVENLLQMEACTRDLLGILNCVLDTSKIEAGKMQLEEQAFDVEQLLEDVVDLYHPVGMKKGVDVILDPCDGSVSRCCWAKGDRTKLKQILSNLLSNAVKFTTEGHVSVGAWARKPCLKNEMLGSTQTSCLFKFHRAKAESESFHGDPNRMDFTFEVNDTGKGIPKEKRKSVFENYIQVRETALGQQGTGLGLGIVQSLVRLMGGEIGIVDKEVGERGSCFRFNVLLTGSLSAADFWLPNKAHSSRVVLLLKSAQRSNVLQAFMQRLGIKVHAVKQHQQLRPTLNKIKQKMNLSSHSSSSSRSVPLSSLDGIDQNKQSGLVLMVVDTCVGPFSEMSGAIADFRRDLSSCCYTRVVWLDSATAEFDVDELAAPDLVISKPFHGSRLYQTIALLPEFGGVPPRRGGAAEREEEEVGKPLMGKKILVVDDDPVGRKIATFVASQLGAEPFCCENGAAACRLVCESLRGGESARFDCILMDCEMPVMDGSEATARIREVEGGYGVRTAMVALSAHSKGEEVEKMMEAGVDAYITKPLNTHNLLTALSPLITKI from the exons ATGAAGCAAAATTCGTTGATAGTGTTGCGTCCCGTTTGTTTCTTCATTTTCATG ATACTTGTGGTGCTGTCTTTGGCTGGTCTGTTGATCACAATATGGTTCAACAAAGTCGCAACAGTCGAAAAGGAAGTGAAGTTGATAGCACACAACATCCATCAACATTTCATATCTGAAATTCACAATGCAGCTGCATTCTTCTTTCCCAACAATGCTTCAGCCATCAACTTTGCCCGAATTTTGGGTTTCTCtttggataataataataatcttccCTTCCCAAATATTGAATCAAAG GTGGCTCCTGCACTATTTCAAGCCTTTTCAACGATACCATACCTGTCTCAAATTTCTTACATTGGTTTGAATGGCTTATTATTTGCATACGGTAAAGATGAGGACGAGCCTTATGCATTGTACTCAAACTCAACATTTCCTGCAAGAAAAGATGCAGAGGAGAAGTACACATGGTACTTGCAGCCTGCAAATCGCGACACAGGAAAGTTATATGGCGAGGCGACTAAGTTTCCTGCACCTGCACTAGTTAAAGCAAGCTGGTTGCAAGGAGCCTTGAATAGTACAAATGGATATGCCTCAGTGGGAACAGGGTGGAGAAATCTTCCTCAGGATGTTCTGCTGCTCAACACGATTCGTTTGGATGGAAACGGGGTCATTTCTTTAGGCTTTCGTATGAAGCCTCTGATAGATTTCTTGGTTGCTCAAATGGGCTATCATGATGGAAGCATGTATTTGGTGACAACGGATTGGGATTTGGCCATTCAAGGCTTGCCAAATAGTCGTGTCATCTTAGATGGTGGAGATCAAGTTCTGTTTCAGCTGTCAAGCCGCGATGGTGGCCAGCTTCAGACAGTGGGAAACATAAGTTGCAATGGCGAGTTGAGTGACCATATTTTGAGCATTGGAGGGAAGAAGTCCATGATCAACTGCTCACCAGCTGAGATTGCTGGACTTTCATTT GTGTTTGTGTTGGTTGTGGCACGTGATGAGTACTCCAGCCTAGTTCACAAGAAGATATTATTGGCTTTAGCTCTGCTAATGCTATTGGTTGGTGCTTTGGTGATCCTGATATGCATTTTTGTATCACTGATAGTCGAAGCTGCTAGAAGGGAGATGTTTCTATGTGGCGCGTTGATAAACCAGATGGAATCAACCCAGCAGTCGGAGAGAAAAAGCATGAACAAGAGCCTCGCTTTTGCAAGTGCAAGCCACGACATTCGTGCTTCTCTGGCAGGCATAAGTGGCCTCATAGAAGTGTGTCGCAGTGAAGTTACTAAGAGGGACCCTTGCAGATCAGAAGTAGTGGAAAATCTGCTGCAGATGGAAGCTTGCACCAGGGACCTTTTAG GCATATTAAACTGCGTTCTTGATACGAGCAAGATAGAAGCCGGGAAGATGCAGCTTGAGGAGCAAGCATTTGACGTGGAGCAGCTTCTGGAAGACGTGGTTGATCTATACCATCCTGTTGGCATGAAGAAAGGCGTAGACGTGATCTTGGATCCATGTGATGGCTCTGTCTCGAGATGTTGTTGGGCTAAAGGTGACAGGACCAAACTGAAACAAATCTTGAGCAACTTACTTAGCAATGCTGTCAAATTCACCACAGAGGGACATGTGAGTGTTGGAGCTTGGGCAAGAAAGCCTTGCCTTAAAAATGAAATGCTTGGTTCCACCCAAACTAGCTGCCTATTCAAGTTTCACAGAGCAAAGGCTGAATCAGAAagcttccatggtgatccgaaccGCATGGATTTCACATTTGAGGTGAACGACACAGGAAAAGGCATTCCAAAAGAGAAGAGGAAATCTGTTTTTGAGAACTACATTCAGGTCAGAGAAACTGCACTGGGACAACAGGGCACTGGTCTAGGCCTTGGGATTGTGCAATCCCTG GTGCGCCTAATGGGGGGAGAGATAGGGATTGTGGACAAGGAAGTGGGCGAGAGAGGCAGCTGCTTTAGATTCAATGTGTTGTTGACAGGAAGCCTGAGTGCAGCCGATTTCTGGTTGCCCAACAAAGCCCACAGCTCGCGAGTAGTGCTGTTGTTGAAGAGCGCTCAAAGGAGCAATGTGTTGCAAGCGTTCATGCAGAGGCTGGGGATCAAGGTGCACGCGGTGAAGCAACACCAACAACTCCGTCCCACTCTTAACAAAATCAAGCAGAAAATGAACCTATCGAGCCATAGCTCTTCCAGCTCGCGATCAGTCCCTTTGAGCAGCCTCGACGGCATTGATCAAAACAAGCAGTCTGGATTGGTGCTAATGGTGGTGGACACGTGCGTGGGGCCCTTCTCAGAAATGAGCGGCGCAATTGCCGATTTCAGAAGGGATCTGAGCAGCTGCTGCTATACTAGGGTGGTTTGGCTGGATTCCGCCACCGCGGAATTTGATGTGGACGAGCTAGCTGCGCCGGATTTGGTGATCTCTAAGCCGTTTCACGGTTCGCGTTTGTATCAGACTATTGCTCTTTTGCCGGAATTCGGCGGCGTGCCTCCGAGAAGAGGAGGTGCCGCTgagagagaggaggaggaggtcGGGAAGCCGTTGATGGGGAAGAAGATCCTCGTGGTGGACGATGATCCCGTGGGGCGGAAGATAGCCACATTTGTGGCTTCTCAGCTCGGCGCCGAGCCTTTCTGCTGCGAGAATGGCGCGGCGGCTTGCCGGCTTGTCTGCGAGAGCCTCCGAGGCGGCGAATCGGCTCGTTTCGACTGCATCTTGATGGACTGTGAG ATGCCGGTGATGGACGGAAGTGAGGCAACGGCGAGGATTAGAGAAGTGGAGGGCGGTTACGGCGTTCGAACGGCGATGGTGGCGTTGAGTGCGCACAGCAAAGGAGAGGAGGTGGAAAAGATGATGGAGGCAGGGGTGGATGCCTACATCACCAAACCTCTCAACACCCATAATCTTCTCACTGCTCTATCTCCACTCATTACCAAAATCTGA